The following are from one region of the Apostichopus japonicus isolate 1M-3 chromosome 17, ASM3797524v1, whole genome shotgun sequence genome:
- the LOC139984529 gene encoding nucleolar transcription factor 1-like isoform X2 has product MKGRKRSHATDAGEEAAAKVQKVDTPFKMDDRVTLVSNLKLQLPKRDTRSYKSTISKVNWEKVAFKQFSPKECQQEWELIQADIRKYKNATEIVTEALDMVNNTTYLPKLSALYPNMPKKPLTPFFQYYSAKHKSVKEKNPSFSQTKISQVLSEKYKTLPEKKKQKYVTKYAAEMKDYDVKKTEFYTEHPELKQSKKGEGSRSPICPTPYRWWLAKQLMDRPEVPRSEVESELRAKWKALSDKRRLKWIHMSLQKKDEYEQAIQEYSKTHPNFKPNSKPLLTKSEKALYDKQQGKPTRPPMNGYSLFCSHFMKLKNELTSTQRMQACSKEWKKLSDKDRMEYNTRTVQAKKEYFENLEKYVLTLPPEEAAKYQSELAASKVPSKSRKKASTAVPTASKSIFSGLDVYLNEFKEKFEKKNPNLKPKAIEKMLKEKYQALPKTKMNKYEERAKEMNALSSGSEADSSSDEEDDSEDEDDNEEEEEEEEEEDDVMARNLWIEHNLHSYMQVHKLKEARAKKSLRLAWENLEKARKVPWKKQAQQVTNKMQQLLAEMPKKPHTSAYGIFTSEMMRNQDIVKLDQKNKMKAVAEKWKNISKTEKRKYEAKKDRLWKKHEKDVEKYKKSLSSTDQELLEKVLTNPIPKTKQKVAKASTDTKDGESSEDSDSEESEEEEEDDEGSSGDDESDEDGEKGTEESAEEEATVQEKPIKQEQSSDDGATSSSESSSDSDSDDDN; this is encoded by the exons ATACCCCTTTCAAAATGGACGACAGGGTGACTCTTGTCAGTAACTTGAAACTACAGTTACCAAAGAGAGACACCCGTTCGTACAAATCCACCATATCGAAGGTAAACTGGGAGAAGGTGGCCTTTAAACAGTTCTCCCCCAAAGAATGCCAACAGGAATGGGAGCTCATACAAGCTGAT ATTCGGAAGTACAAGAATGCAACTGAAATTGTGACCGAGGCCCTCGATATGGTTAACAACACTACATACCTCCCCAAGCTGAGTGCT CTGTATCCCAATATGCCGAAAAAACCCTTGACGCCATTTTTCCAGTATTACTCGGCAAAACACAAATCGGTCAAAGAGAAAAACCCATCGTTTTCCCAGACTAAGATCAGCCAGGTGCTGTCCGAGAAGTACAAAACTTTGccagaaaagaaaaag CAAAAATATGTGACCAAATATGCAGCGGAGATGAAGGATTATGACGTGAAGAAAACAGAGTTCTA caCGGAACACCCCGAACTTAAACAGTCAAAGAAAGGCGAGGGCAGCAGATCACCGATATGCCCCACGCCGTACAGATGGTGGTTGGCAAAGCAGCTCATGGACCGACCAGAG GTTCCGAGGTCAGAGGTGGAGAGTGAACTAAGAGCCAAGTGGAAGGCCCTGTCGGACAAACGCAGACTGAAATGGATACACATGTCCCTACAGAAGAAAGATGAGTACGAG CAAGCCATCCAAGAGTACAGCAAAACCCACCCAAACTTTAAACCGAACTCAAAACCATTGTTGACCAAGTCAGAGAAGGCTCTCTATGACAAGCAGCAAGGCAAGCCCACCAGACCACCAAT GAACGGCTACAGTCTCTTCTGTTCCCACTTCATGAAGTTGAAGAACGAACTGACCTCCACTCAGAGGATGCAGGCCTGCAGTAAAGAGTGGAAGAAGCTCTCAGACAAAGACAGAATGGAGTATAACACTAGGACAGTCCAG GCCAAGAAGGAATACTTTGAAAACTTGGAAAAGTATGTCCTG ACCCTACCACCAGAAGAGGCGGCAAAATATCAAAGCGAATTAGCAGCTTCCAAAGTTCCTTCTAAATCCAGG AAGAAGGCTTCGACAGCCGTCCCAACAGCCAGTAAGAGCATCTTCTCCGGGCTTGATGTTTACTTGAACGAATTCAAAGAGAAGTTTGAAAAGAAGAATCCAAATCTGAAGCCAAAGGCTATCGAGAAAATGTTGAAGGAGAAGTACCAAGCCTTGCCTAAGACAAAGATG AACAAGTACGAGGAGAGAGCGAAAGAGATGAACGCCTT ATCGTCAGGTAGCGAGGCTGACAGCTCCTCCGATGAGGAGGATGATagtgaagatgaagatgacaatgaagaggaggaggaggaggaagaggaggaagatgaTGTCATGGCTAGGAACCTATGGATTGAGCACAACCTCCATAGCTACATGCAAGTACATAAG CTCAAGGAAGCAAGGGCAAAGAAAAGTTTAAGACTGGCCTGGGAGAACTTGGAGAAGGCACGTAAGGTACCATGGAAGAAACAAGCGCAACAG gtcaccaacAAAATGCAACAGCTCTTGGCAGAGATGCCCAAAAAGCCACATAC GAGCGCTTACGGAATCTTCACGTCGGAAATGATGAGAAATCAGGACATCGTGAAGCTCGATCagaagaacaaaatgaaagccGTCGCTGAGAAGTGGAAGAACATCAGCAAGACCGAGAAAAGGAAGTACGAGGCAAAGAAAGACCGGCTCTGGAAAAAACACGAGAAGGATGTAGAAAAATACAAGAAG TCTCTATCTTCCACCGATCAAGAGCTCTTGGAGAAAGTTCTGACAAATCCTATTCCAAAGACCAAACAGAAG GTCGCAAAGGCCTCGACTGACACCAAGGACGGAGAATCATCAGAGGATTCAGATTCTGAGGAATctgaagaagaggaggaggatgatgaaGGGAGCAGCGGGGACGATGAGAGTGATGAAGATGGAGAGAAAGGGACGGAGGAGAGTGCGGAAGAGGAAGCTACCGTACAAGAGAAACCGATCAAGCAAGAGCAATCATCGGATGACGGAGCTACTTCCAGTTCCGAATCTTCCAGTGACTCCGATTCAGATGATGATAATTAA
- the LOC139984529 gene encoding nucleolar transcription factor 1-like isoform X1 produces MAESNGRKRSHATDAGEEAAAKVQKVDTPFKMDDRVTLVSNLKLQLPKRDTRSYKSTISKVNWEKVAFKQFSPKECQQEWELIQADIRKYKNATEIVTEALDMVNNTTYLPKLSALYPNMPKKPLTPFFQYYSAKHKSVKEKNPSFSQTKISQVLSEKYKTLPEKKKQKYVTKYAAEMKDYDVKKTEFYTEHPELKQSKKGEGSRSPICPTPYRWWLAKQLMDRPEVPRSEVESELRAKWKALSDKRRLKWIHMSLQKKDEYEQAIQEYSKTHPNFKPNSKPLLTKSEKALYDKQQGKPTRPPMNGYSLFCSHFMKLKNELTSTQRMQACSKEWKKLSDKDRMEYNTRTVQAKKEYFENLEKYVLTLPPEEAAKYQSELAASKVPSKSRKKASTAVPTASKSIFSGLDVYLNEFKEKFEKKNPNLKPKAIEKMLKEKYQALPKTKMNKYEERAKEMNALSSGSEADSSSDEEDDSEDEDDNEEEEEEEEEEDDVMARNLWIEHNLHSYMQVHKLKEARAKKSLRLAWENLEKARKVPWKKQAQQVTNKMQQLLAEMPKKPHTSAYGIFTSEMMRNQDIVKLDQKNKMKAVAEKWKNISKTEKRKYEAKKDRLWKKHEKDVEKYKKSLSSTDQELLEKVLTNPIPKTKQKVAKASTDTKDGESSEDSDSEESEEEEEDDEGSSGDDESDEDGEKGTEESAEEEATVQEKPIKQEQSSDDGATSSSESSSDSDSDDDN; encoded by the exons ATACCCCTTTCAAAATGGACGACAGGGTGACTCTTGTCAGTAACTTGAAACTACAGTTACCAAAGAGAGACACCCGTTCGTACAAATCCACCATATCGAAGGTAAACTGGGAGAAGGTGGCCTTTAAACAGTTCTCCCCCAAAGAATGCCAACAGGAATGGGAGCTCATACAAGCTGAT ATTCGGAAGTACAAGAATGCAACTGAAATTGTGACCGAGGCCCTCGATATGGTTAACAACACTACATACCTCCCCAAGCTGAGTGCT CTGTATCCCAATATGCCGAAAAAACCCTTGACGCCATTTTTCCAGTATTACTCGGCAAAACACAAATCGGTCAAAGAGAAAAACCCATCGTTTTCCCAGACTAAGATCAGCCAGGTGCTGTCCGAGAAGTACAAAACTTTGccagaaaagaaaaag CAAAAATATGTGACCAAATATGCAGCGGAGATGAAGGATTATGACGTGAAGAAAACAGAGTTCTA caCGGAACACCCCGAACTTAAACAGTCAAAGAAAGGCGAGGGCAGCAGATCACCGATATGCCCCACGCCGTACAGATGGTGGTTGGCAAAGCAGCTCATGGACCGACCAGAG GTTCCGAGGTCAGAGGTGGAGAGTGAACTAAGAGCCAAGTGGAAGGCCCTGTCGGACAAACGCAGACTGAAATGGATACACATGTCCCTACAGAAGAAAGATGAGTACGAG CAAGCCATCCAAGAGTACAGCAAAACCCACCCAAACTTTAAACCGAACTCAAAACCATTGTTGACCAAGTCAGAGAAGGCTCTCTATGACAAGCAGCAAGGCAAGCCCACCAGACCACCAAT GAACGGCTACAGTCTCTTCTGTTCCCACTTCATGAAGTTGAAGAACGAACTGACCTCCACTCAGAGGATGCAGGCCTGCAGTAAAGAGTGGAAGAAGCTCTCAGACAAAGACAGAATGGAGTATAACACTAGGACAGTCCAG GCCAAGAAGGAATACTTTGAAAACTTGGAAAAGTATGTCCTG ACCCTACCACCAGAAGAGGCGGCAAAATATCAAAGCGAATTAGCAGCTTCCAAAGTTCCTTCTAAATCCAGG AAGAAGGCTTCGACAGCCGTCCCAACAGCCAGTAAGAGCATCTTCTCCGGGCTTGATGTTTACTTGAACGAATTCAAAGAGAAGTTTGAAAAGAAGAATCCAAATCTGAAGCCAAAGGCTATCGAGAAAATGTTGAAGGAGAAGTACCAAGCCTTGCCTAAGACAAAGATG AACAAGTACGAGGAGAGAGCGAAAGAGATGAACGCCTT ATCGTCAGGTAGCGAGGCTGACAGCTCCTCCGATGAGGAGGATGATagtgaagatgaagatgacaatgaagaggaggaggaggaggaagaggaggaagatgaTGTCATGGCTAGGAACCTATGGATTGAGCACAACCTCCATAGCTACATGCAAGTACATAAG CTCAAGGAAGCAAGGGCAAAGAAAAGTTTAAGACTGGCCTGGGAGAACTTGGAGAAGGCACGTAAGGTACCATGGAAGAAACAAGCGCAACAG gtcaccaacAAAATGCAACAGCTCTTGGCAGAGATGCCCAAAAAGCCACATAC GAGCGCTTACGGAATCTTCACGTCGGAAATGATGAGAAATCAGGACATCGTGAAGCTCGATCagaagaacaaaatgaaagccGTCGCTGAGAAGTGGAAGAACATCAGCAAGACCGAGAAAAGGAAGTACGAGGCAAAGAAAGACCGGCTCTGGAAAAAACACGAGAAGGATGTAGAAAAATACAAGAAG TCTCTATCTTCCACCGATCAAGAGCTCTTGGAGAAAGTTCTGACAAATCCTATTCCAAAGACCAAACAGAAG GTCGCAAAGGCCTCGACTGACACCAAGGACGGAGAATCATCAGAGGATTCAGATTCTGAGGAATctgaagaagaggaggaggatgatgaaGGGAGCAGCGGGGACGATGAGAGTGATGAAGATGGAGAGAAAGGGACGGAGGAGAGTGCGGAAGAGGAAGCTACCGTACAAGAGAAACCGATCAAGCAAGAGCAATCATCGGATGACGGAGCTACTTCCAGTTCCGAATCTTCCAGTGACTCCGATTCAGATGATGATAATTAA